One Mesorhizobium sp. L-2-11 genomic region harbors:
- a CDS encoding DUF72 domain-containing protein, whose product MTQPGKIRAGMGGWTFEPWDTSFYPDKLSKAKQLHYATRQVPSIEVNGTYYSSFKEPTFVKWANEAPDGFVYSLKGNRFVTNRRVLGEAGESMTRFLGSGVAALGDKLGPILWQFAPTKKFDPDDFEAFLKLLPEKQDGVALRHAVEVRNDSFVVPEFAALARQYKVAIVYADHAKYPAIADVTGDFVYVRLQTGSDDNPDCYTPKALDEWAARAKTWAQGKAPADLPRAEPSTEAPVKPRDVFVYFITEGKARAPFGAMALMKRVSG is encoded by the coding sequence GTGACGCAACCTGGAAAAATCCGCGCCGGCATGGGCGGCTGGACCTTCGAGCCATGGGACACGTCTTTCTACCCGGACAAATTGTCGAAGGCGAAGCAGCTGCACTACGCAACCCGGCAGGTGCCGAGCATCGAGGTCAACGGCACCTATTATTCGAGTTTTAAGGAGCCGACCTTCGTCAAATGGGCAAACGAGGCGCCGGACGGTTTTGTCTATTCGCTGAAAGGCAACCGCTTCGTCACCAACCGCCGCGTGCTCGGTGAGGCCGGCGAGTCGATGACGCGTTTCCTGGGATCGGGCGTCGCCGCGCTCGGCGACAAGCTCGGGCCGATCCTGTGGCAGTTCGCGCCAACCAAAAAATTCGACCCGGACGATTTCGAGGCTTTCCTCAAGCTGTTGCCTGAAAAGCAGGACGGCGTTGCGCTGCGCCATGCGGTCGAGGTGCGCAACGACAGCTTCGTCGTGCCGGAATTCGCCGCCCTGGCGCGCCAATACAAGGTGGCGATCGTCTATGCCGACCACGCCAAATATCCAGCAATAGCCGACGTCACCGGCGATTTCGTCTATGTTCGGTTGCAGACCGGCAGCGATGACAATCCCGACTGCTACACGCCAAAGGCGCTGGACGAATGGGCGGCGCGGGCAAAAACCTGGGCGCAGGGCAAGGCGCCGGCCGACCTGCCGCGCGCCGAACCCTCTACCGAAGCACCGGTCAAACCGCGTGATGTCTTCGTCTACTTCATCACCGAAGGCAAGGCCCGCGCGCCGTTCGGCGCCATGGCGCTGATGAAACGCGTGTCAGGCTGA
- a CDS encoding GNAT family N-acetyltransferase, whose product MKIRRALAEDLATIVRLTEAAYAPYTALLGAPPIPVTEDYAPRIERGEVWLLESSGEPAGLIVLERHPDHTMIFSVAIGPAFQGNGFGIALLKWADEQTRLWHLPEVRLYTNARMERNIALYKAYGFHETGRRPNPYRPGWTIVDMAKTVETIAIA is encoded by the coding sequence ATGAAGATCAGAAGAGCGCTTGCTGAGGATCTCGCCACAATCGTCCGGCTGACCGAGGCCGCCTATGCGCCCTACACCGCCTTGCTTGGCGCGCCGCCGATCCCGGTCACGGAGGACTATGCGCCGCGGATCGAACGCGGTGAGGTCTGGCTGCTGGAAAGCAGCGGCGAGCCGGCCGGGCTGATTGTCCTCGAGCGGCATCCAGACCACACGATGATCTTCTCCGTCGCCATCGGCCCTGCTTTCCAGGGCAACGGTTTCGGCATCGCACTGCTCAAATGGGCGGACGAACAGACACGCCTGTGGCATCTGCCCGAGGTGCGGCTTTACACCAACGCCAGGATGGAACGAAACATCGCGCTCTACAAAGCCTATGGCTTTCACGAAACGGGTCGTCGGCCCAATCCATACCGGCCAGGATGGACCATCGTCGACATGGCAAAGACGGTTGAGACGATAGCAATCGCCTGA